In the Acropora muricata isolate sample 2 chromosome 10, ASM3666990v1, whole genome shotgun sequence genome, one interval contains:
- the LOC136930924 gene encoding uncharacterized protein isoform X1: MEQRDTSESTPTTQRGAGHHAPQMQQSNGVEGDNLPQAGQETIPDANICPPMEEKIAVEGDDLCRTPQETSSNSAANDFPFLPIKETSADTLQGLSKLRPTFPYFVSRKNDELSRIAEYLNPENKECQGVFIDGAPGIGKTTLATEAANKLRNDNRHVLVAYIDCMEIKSFESFAATVIEQICRSPAVEDPAAEIKKRLIASKDCFYILFLDNFEYFLEENNKQQEDQPLTAAAPSHDCRERVNSFIDEIAKCPTNIKFLVTSSEKVSFLPMLAMKAIHLNPFDRDESSQLLEKVRYGEKISDEQSEELCEICSGIPLVLHTLMSSHEDLIGLIDLARKKDPGKKAAFLRNMKTMQRKRKIEICLDVCFQRLRPQVRLTLLRLCLYRGLFTPAKVAKIFCSPVSSEPEHDLGDYVLELGRCNLLHLQKFQDKKNKYTFLTVIREHFKAKQEYREEIQHARSLLIDYLISFLKETFKVFLGKDSVKSSIEEFSAEKENVMQLVEWIDKGEMDEERVKKCIDVFNVAGEMLAKMMAKFNYRDVYESLAKKSEEMGDQRRLAECLTSLGIQEIFNCVCATGLNDEAIERARPSLEKAHRIQTHLQVNRGNSRAQCLAKLGRCLVRSSDTERGQTMIEEAIRIREAAVQTPDDHEEEGGENVCHVMLGATCNDKAVALSFENRHREAVNIRKNQVMPLYTERLGDHPFTATILNNLSNNHRDLGELEASEEYAKKALRIRRELLADHRDTAKSLFDLGVALKANGKFREAKDLLEECKTMQEKVVNDSTFEENLEEELRDVNRQLEMQPSEGQDQ; this comes from the exons ATGGAACAAAGGGATACAAGCGAATCGACTCCAACAACTCAAAGAG GCGCTGGTCACCATGCCCCACAGATGCAGCAAAGTAATGGAG TTGAAGGTGATAATCTTCCTCAAGCAGGACAAGAAACTATCCCAG ATGCTAATATTTGCCCGCCAATGGAGGAAAAAATTGCAG TTGAAGGTGATGATCTTTGTCGAACACCGCAAGAAACTAGTTCAAATTCAG CTGCAAATGACTTTCCTTTCCTACCAATAAAGGAAACCAGTGCAG ATACATTACAGGGTCTGTCAAAACTGCGTCCCACGTTTCCATACTTTGTTAGTCGAAAAAATGACGAACTTTCCCGTATTGCGGAGTACCTTAATCCAGAAAATAAGGAGTGTCAGGGCGTGTTCATAGATGGAGCTCCAGGGATTGGCAAGACAACTCTTGCAACCGAAGCTGCTAACAAGTTACGTAACGATAACAGACATGTCCTTGTTGCGTACATCGACTGCATGGAGATTAAGTCTTTCGAATCCTTCGCAGCAACAGTCATTGAGCAAATTTGCCGTTCGCCCGCTGTAGAAGATCCAGCTGCCGAAATAAAGAAGCGTTTAATAGCTAGCAAAGATTGCTTTTACATCTTGTTTCTGGATAACTTTGAGTATTTTCTTGAAGAGAATAACAAACAGCAGGAGGATCAACCTTTGACAGCAGCAGCCCCATCTCATGATTGTAGAGAAAGAGTCAATTCGTTTATTGATGAAATTGCGAAATGCCCGACAAACATCAAGTTTCTTGTTACTTCTTCTGAAAAAGTTTCTTTCTTGCCGATGCTAGCGATGAAAGCGATACATTTGAATCCATTTGATAGAGACGAATCATCTCAGCTCTTGGAAAAAGTAAGGTATGGCGAAAAAATATCAGATGAACAATCCGAAGAACTTTGCGAGATTTGCAGTGGTATTCCGCTGGTACTCCACACGTTGATGTCGTCGCATGAGGATCTGATTGGTCTCATCGATCTTGCTAGAAAAAAGGATCCGGGAAAGAAAGCAGCTTTTTTGCGGAATATGAAAACGATGcaaaggaagagaaaaatagAAATTTGCCTAGATGTTTGCTTCCAAAGACTGAGACCCCAAGTACGACTGACCTTACTACGTTTGTGTCTTTACAGAGGTTTGTTTACTCCAGCTAAAGTGGCAAAAATCTTTTGCTCCCCGGTGTCGAGCGAGCCGGAGCATGATCTCGGAGATTATGTTTTGGAattgggacggtgcaatctcttGCACCTACAAAAATTccaagataaaaaaaacaaatatacatTTCTCACGGTCATTCGAGAACATTTCAAGGCAAAGCAAGAATATCGCGAAGAGATCCAACATGCTCGTAGCCTGCTGATCGACTACctcatttctttcttgaaagagaCTTTCAAGGTGTTCTTGGGCAAAGATTCAGTGAAATCGTCTATCGAGGAGTTTTCAGCGGAAAAAGAGAACGTCATGCAGCTGGTTGAATGGATCGACAAGGGTGAAATGGATGAAGAACGAGTCAAGAAATGTATCGACGTCTTTAATGTGGCAGGAGAGATGCTTGCGAAGATGATGGCAAAGTTCAATTATAGAGACGTTTACGAATCTTTGGCTAAGAAAAGTGAAGAAATGGGAGACCAGCGGAGACTGGCTGAGTGTCTGACTTCCCTTGGGATCCAGGAAATCTTCAACTGCGTATGCGCAACTGGTCTGAATGACGAAGCTATTGAACGAGCTCGGCCTAGTTTGGAGAAAGCTCATAGGATCCAGACTCACCTTCAAGTCAACAGGGGTAACAGCCGTGCCCAGTGCCTCGCTAAGCTTGGCCGCTGTCTAGTGAGAAGTAGTGACACAGAGCGAGGGCAGACCATGATTGAGGAGGCGATACGTATCAGAGAGGCCGCAGTCCAAACACCTGATGATCATGAAGAAGAAGGCGGCGAGAATGTCTGCCATGTCATGCTGGGTGCAACGTGTAACGACAAGGCAG TTGCTCTTTCTTTTGAAAACCGTCATCGAGAGGCTGTGAATATCAGAAAAAATCAAGTGATGCCGCTTTACACAGAAAGATTGGGTGACCATCCATTCACTGCCACCATCCTCAACAATTTGTCCAATAATCATCGCGACCTGGGAGAATTGGAGGCCTCTGAGGAGTACGCTAAAAAAGCTCTACGTATTCGGCGCGAGCTATTGGCGGACCACAGGGACACCGCTAAATCTTTGTTTGATCTTGGAGTGGCACTGAAAGCGAACGGAAAGTTCAGAGAAGCAAAGGATTTGCTAGAAGAATGTAAGACTATGCAGGAGAAAGTGGTGAACGATAGCACCTTCGAggaaaa TTTGGAAGAAGAGCTAAGAGATGTTAACAGACAACTTGAAATGCAGCCGTCAGAGGGCCAAGATCAGTGA
- the LOC136930924 gene encoding uncharacterized protein isoform X2: MEQRDTSESTPTTQRGAGHHAPQMQQSNGVEGDNLPQAGQETIPDANICPPMEEKIAVEGDDLCRTPQETSSNSDTLQGLSKLRPTFPYFVSRKNDELSRIAEYLNPENKECQGVFIDGAPGIGKTTLATEAANKLRNDNRHVLVAYIDCMEIKSFESFAATVIEQICRSPAVEDPAAEIKKRLIASKDCFYILFLDNFEYFLEENNKQQEDQPLTAAAPSHDCRERVNSFIDEIAKCPTNIKFLVTSSEKVSFLPMLAMKAIHLNPFDRDESSQLLEKVRYGEKISDEQSEELCEICSGIPLVLHTLMSSHEDLIGLIDLARKKDPGKKAAFLRNMKTMQRKRKIEICLDVCFQRLRPQVRLTLLRLCLYRGLFTPAKVAKIFCSPVSSEPEHDLGDYVLELGRCNLLHLQKFQDKKNKYTFLTVIREHFKAKQEYREEIQHARSLLIDYLISFLKETFKVFLGKDSVKSSIEEFSAEKENVMQLVEWIDKGEMDEERVKKCIDVFNVAGEMLAKMMAKFNYRDVYESLAKKSEEMGDQRRLAECLTSLGIQEIFNCVCATGLNDEAIERARPSLEKAHRIQTHLQVNRGNSRAQCLAKLGRCLVRSSDTERGQTMIEEAIRIREAAVQTPDDHEEEGGENVCHVMLGATCNDKAVALSFENRHREAVNIRKNQVMPLYTERLGDHPFTATILNNLSNNHRDLGELEASEEYAKKALRIRRELLADHRDTAKSLFDLGVALKANGKFREAKDLLEECKTMQEKVVNDSTFEENLEEELRDVNRQLEMQPSEGQDQ, from the exons ATGGAACAAAGGGATACAAGCGAATCGACTCCAACAACTCAAAGAG GCGCTGGTCACCATGCCCCACAGATGCAGCAAAGTAATGGAG TTGAAGGTGATAATCTTCCTCAAGCAGGACAAGAAACTATCCCAG ATGCTAATATTTGCCCGCCAATGGAGGAAAAAATTGCAG TTGAAGGTGATGATCTTTGTCGAACACCGCAAGAAACTAGTTCAAATTCAG ATACATTACAGGGTCTGTCAAAACTGCGTCCCACGTTTCCATACTTTGTTAGTCGAAAAAATGACGAACTTTCCCGTATTGCGGAGTACCTTAATCCAGAAAATAAGGAGTGTCAGGGCGTGTTCATAGATGGAGCTCCAGGGATTGGCAAGACAACTCTTGCAACCGAAGCTGCTAACAAGTTACGTAACGATAACAGACATGTCCTTGTTGCGTACATCGACTGCATGGAGATTAAGTCTTTCGAATCCTTCGCAGCAACAGTCATTGAGCAAATTTGCCGTTCGCCCGCTGTAGAAGATCCAGCTGCCGAAATAAAGAAGCGTTTAATAGCTAGCAAAGATTGCTTTTACATCTTGTTTCTGGATAACTTTGAGTATTTTCTTGAAGAGAATAACAAACAGCAGGAGGATCAACCTTTGACAGCAGCAGCCCCATCTCATGATTGTAGAGAAAGAGTCAATTCGTTTATTGATGAAATTGCGAAATGCCCGACAAACATCAAGTTTCTTGTTACTTCTTCTGAAAAAGTTTCTTTCTTGCCGATGCTAGCGATGAAAGCGATACATTTGAATCCATTTGATAGAGACGAATCATCTCAGCTCTTGGAAAAAGTAAGGTATGGCGAAAAAATATCAGATGAACAATCCGAAGAACTTTGCGAGATTTGCAGTGGTATTCCGCTGGTACTCCACACGTTGATGTCGTCGCATGAGGATCTGATTGGTCTCATCGATCTTGCTAGAAAAAAGGATCCGGGAAAGAAAGCAGCTTTTTTGCGGAATATGAAAACGATGcaaaggaagagaaaaatagAAATTTGCCTAGATGTTTGCTTCCAAAGACTGAGACCCCAAGTACGACTGACCTTACTACGTTTGTGTCTTTACAGAGGTTTGTTTACTCCAGCTAAAGTGGCAAAAATCTTTTGCTCCCCGGTGTCGAGCGAGCCGGAGCATGATCTCGGAGATTATGTTTTGGAattgggacggtgcaatctcttGCACCTACAAAAATTccaagataaaaaaaacaaatatacatTTCTCACGGTCATTCGAGAACATTTCAAGGCAAAGCAAGAATATCGCGAAGAGATCCAACATGCTCGTAGCCTGCTGATCGACTACctcatttctttcttgaaagagaCTTTCAAGGTGTTCTTGGGCAAAGATTCAGTGAAATCGTCTATCGAGGAGTTTTCAGCGGAAAAAGAGAACGTCATGCAGCTGGTTGAATGGATCGACAAGGGTGAAATGGATGAAGAACGAGTCAAGAAATGTATCGACGTCTTTAATGTGGCAGGAGAGATGCTTGCGAAGATGATGGCAAAGTTCAATTATAGAGACGTTTACGAATCTTTGGCTAAGAAAAGTGAAGAAATGGGAGACCAGCGGAGACTGGCTGAGTGTCTGACTTCCCTTGGGATCCAGGAAATCTTCAACTGCGTATGCGCAACTGGTCTGAATGACGAAGCTATTGAACGAGCTCGGCCTAGTTTGGAGAAAGCTCATAGGATCCAGACTCACCTTCAAGTCAACAGGGGTAACAGCCGTGCCCAGTGCCTCGCTAAGCTTGGCCGCTGTCTAGTGAGAAGTAGTGACACAGAGCGAGGGCAGACCATGATTGAGGAGGCGATACGTATCAGAGAGGCCGCAGTCCAAACACCTGATGATCATGAAGAAGAAGGCGGCGAGAATGTCTGCCATGTCATGCTGGGTGCAACGTGTAACGACAAGGCAG TTGCTCTTTCTTTTGAAAACCGTCATCGAGAGGCTGTGAATATCAGAAAAAATCAAGTGATGCCGCTTTACACAGAAAGATTGGGTGACCATCCATTCACTGCCACCATCCTCAACAATTTGTCCAATAATCATCGCGACCTGGGAGAATTGGAGGCCTCTGAGGAGTACGCTAAAAAAGCTCTACGTATTCGGCGCGAGCTATTGGCGGACCACAGGGACACCGCTAAATCTTTGTTTGATCTTGGAGTGGCACTGAAAGCGAACGGAAAGTTCAGAGAAGCAAAGGATTTGCTAGAAGAATGTAAGACTATGCAGGAGAAAGTGGTGAACGATAGCACCTTCGAggaaaa TTTGGAAGAAGAGCTAAGAGATGTTAACAGACAACTTGAAATGCAGCCGTCAGAGGGCCAAGATCAGTGA
- the LOC136930924 gene encoding uncharacterized protein isoform X3 produces the protein MEQRDTSESTPTTQRGAGHHAPQMQQSNGVEGDNLPQAGQETIPDANICPPMEEKIADTLQGLSKLRPTFPYFVSRKNDELSRIAEYLNPENKECQGVFIDGAPGIGKTTLATEAANKLRNDNRHVLVAYIDCMEIKSFESFAATVIEQICRSPAVEDPAAEIKKRLIASKDCFYILFLDNFEYFLEENNKQQEDQPLTAAAPSHDCRERVNSFIDEIAKCPTNIKFLVTSSEKVSFLPMLAMKAIHLNPFDRDESSQLLEKVRYGEKISDEQSEELCEICSGIPLVLHTLMSSHEDLIGLIDLARKKDPGKKAAFLRNMKTMQRKRKIEICLDVCFQRLRPQVRLTLLRLCLYRGLFTPAKVAKIFCSPVSSEPEHDLGDYVLELGRCNLLHLQKFQDKKNKYTFLTVIREHFKAKQEYREEIQHARSLLIDYLISFLKETFKVFLGKDSVKSSIEEFSAEKENVMQLVEWIDKGEMDEERVKKCIDVFNVAGEMLAKMMAKFNYRDVYESLAKKSEEMGDQRRLAECLTSLGIQEIFNCVCATGLNDEAIERARPSLEKAHRIQTHLQVNRGNSRAQCLAKLGRCLVRSSDTERGQTMIEEAIRIREAAVQTPDDHEEEGGENVCHVMLGATCNDKAVALSFENRHREAVNIRKNQVMPLYTERLGDHPFTATILNNLSNNHRDLGELEASEEYAKKALRIRRELLADHRDTAKSLFDLGVALKANGKFREAKDLLEECKTMQEKVVNDSTFEENLEEELRDVNRQLEMQPSEGQDQ, from the exons ATGGAACAAAGGGATACAAGCGAATCGACTCCAACAACTCAAAGAG GCGCTGGTCACCATGCCCCACAGATGCAGCAAAGTAATGGAG TTGAAGGTGATAATCTTCCTCAAGCAGGACAAGAAACTATCCCAG ATGCTAATATTTGCCCGCCAATGGAGGAAAAAATTGCAG ATACATTACAGGGTCTGTCAAAACTGCGTCCCACGTTTCCATACTTTGTTAGTCGAAAAAATGACGAACTTTCCCGTATTGCGGAGTACCTTAATCCAGAAAATAAGGAGTGTCAGGGCGTGTTCATAGATGGAGCTCCAGGGATTGGCAAGACAACTCTTGCAACCGAAGCTGCTAACAAGTTACGTAACGATAACAGACATGTCCTTGTTGCGTACATCGACTGCATGGAGATTAAGTCTTTCGAATCCTTCGCAGCAACAGTCATTGAGCAAATTTGCCGTTCGCCCGCTGTAGAAGATCCAGCTGCCGAAATAAAGAAGCGTTTAATAGCTAGCAAAGATTGCTTTTACATCTTGTTTCTGGATAACTTTGAGTATTTTCTTGAAGAGAATAACAAACAGCAGGAGGATCAACCTTTGACAGCAGCAGCCCCATCTCATGATTGTAGAGAAAGAGTCAATTCGTTTATTGATGAAATTGCGAAATGCCCGACAAACATCAAGTTTCTTGTTACTTCTTCTGAAAAAGTTTCTTTCTTGCCGATGCTAGCGATGAAAGCGATACATTTGAATCCATTTGATAGAGACGAATCATCTCAGCTCTTGGAAAAAGTAAGGTATGGCGAAAAAATATCAGATGAACAATCCGAAGAACTTTGCGAGATTTGCAGTGGTATTCCGCTGGTACTCCACACGTTGATGTCGTCGCATGAGGATCTGATTGGTCTCATCGATCTTGCTAGAAAAAAGGATCCGGGAAAGAAAGCAGCTTTTTTGCGGAATATGAAAACGATGcaaaggaagagaaaaatagAAATTTGCCTAGATGTTTGCTTCCAAAGACTGAGACCCCAAGTACGACTGACCTTACTACGTTTGTGTCTTTACAGAGGTTTGTTTACTCCAGCTAAAGTGGCAAAAATCTTTTGCTCCCCGGTGTCGAGCGAGCCGGAGCATGATCTCGGAGATTATGTTTTGGAattgggacggtgcaatctcttGCACCTACAAAAATTccaagataaaaaaaacaaatatacatTTCTCACGGTCATTCGAGAACATTTCAAGGCAAAGCAAGAATATCGCGAAGAGATCCAACATGCTCGTAGCCTGCTGATCGACTACctcatttctttcttgaaagagaCTTTCAAGGTGTTCTTGGGCAAAGATTCAGTGAAATCGTCTATCGAGGAGTTTTCAGCGGAAAAAGAGAACGTCATGCAGCTGGTTGAATGGATCGACAAGGGTGAAATGGATGAAGAACGAGTCAAGAAATGTATCGACGTCTTTAATGTGGCAGGAGAGATGCTTGCGAAGATGATGGCAAAGTTCAATTATAGAGACGTTTACGAATCTTTGGCTAAGAAAAGTGAAGAAATGGGAGACCAGCGGAGACTGGCTGAGTGTCTGACTTCCCTTGGGATCCAGGAAATCTTCAACTGCGTATGCGCAACTGGTCTGAATGACGAAGCTATTGAACGAGCTCGGCCTAGTTTGGAGAAAGCTCATAGGATCCAGACTCACCTTCAAGTCAACAGGGGTAACAGCCGTGCCCAGTGCCTCGCTAAGCTTGGCCGCTGTCTAGTGAGAAGTAGTGACACAGAGCGAGGGCAGACCATGATTGAGGAGGCGATACGTATCAGAGAGGCCGCAGTCCAAACACCTGATGATCATGAAGAAGAAGGCGGCGAGAATGTCTGCCATGTCATGCTGGGTGCAACGTGTAACGACAAGGCAG TTGCTCTTTCTTTTGAAAACCGTCATCGAGAGGCTGTGAATATCAGAAAAAATCAAGTGATGCCGCTTTACACAGAAAGATTGGGTGACCATCCATTCACTGCCACCATCCTCAACAATTTGTCCAATAATCATCGCGACCTGGGAGAATTGGAGGCCTCTGAGGAGTACGCTAAAAAAGCTCTACGTATTCGGCGCGAGCTATTGGCGGACCACAGGGACACCGCTAAATCTTTGTTTGATCTTGGAGTGGCACTGAAAGCGAACGGAAAGTTCAGAGAAGCAAAGGATTTGCTAGAAGAATGTAAGACTATGCAGGAGAAAGTGGTGAACGATAGCACCTTCGAggaaaa TTTGGAAGAAGAGCTAAGAGATGTTAACAGACAACTTGAAATGCAGCCGTCAGAGGGCCAAGATCAGTGA